One region of Brassica napus cultivar Da-Ae chromosome A10, Da-Ae, whole genome shotgun sequence genomic DNA includes:
- the BNAA10G08730D gene encoding uncharacterized protein BNAA10G08730D, with product MKGQNQSSTSSCNIHPIDFVEGVCPICLNERLLVLAYLQRRHAPSPSPSYHTIQEPKIYSQKSSKKKNIRLFSFLGSFQLRHHNSDHRANSIISPEDSFISINFENNGTTSWEKEKESYQLEHSTASCDHQYQHITKKEIIPRLMRRPLLTWSKRIGRLIHVISFRRRSSAKVKGDDGLSRSCLKPSPLTKKENAKS from the exons ATGAAAGGACAGAACCAAAGCTCAACATCTTCTTGTAACATCCATCCAATAGATTTTGTTGAAGGTGTGTGTCCTATCTGTCTCAACGAGAGGCTGCTAGTCTTGGCTTATTTACAGAGAAGACAcgctccatctccttctccttcctACCATACCATCCAAGAACCGAAAATCTATTCCCAAAAATCTTccaagaagaaaaacatcagaCTCTTCTCGTTCCTTGGCTCCTTCCAACTGCGACACCACAATTCTGATCATCGAGCCAACTCCATCATCAGTCCAGAAG ATTCATTCATTTCGATTAATTTCGAAAACAACGGAACAACTTCATgggaaaaggaaaaagaaagttACCAGCTCGAACATTCCACGGCTTCATGTGATCATCAATATCAACATATCACGAAGAAGGAGATTATTCCTCGGCTAATGCGACGGCCACTGTTGACGTGGAGCAAACGGATTGGCCGACTCATACACGTCATCAGTTTCAGGAGGCGTTCTAGCGCCAAGGTTAAAGGTGATGATGGCTTGAGTAGAAGTTGCTTAAAGCCTTCGCCCctcacaaaaaaagaaaacgcAAAGTCTTGA